DNA sequence from the Rhizobium lusitanum genome:
GAGCAGCGCTCCGCCTCCATGTCCTTCTCGCGATGACGCACCAGCAGATCGGTCCGGTGCGGCCCGTCCAGCGTGCGCCCGGCGGCCGCGTCGCGGTAGCGCCCGTCGCGCAACATCCCGGCATAGTGATCCTCGAGATCGAGGGCGGGGCGGTCGAATTGTCCGTCAAGAAAGCCGGAGAGCTCAAGCGCCGCCGAGGGAAAGGGCGTCGCCTCGCGCGTCTCGGCGATCAGCCGGGTGAGAAGGCCGAGCATTTCCTGCCGGGCGAGCGCCATGGCAATGCCGAGGCTTGCCATCTGCTCCTCAATGCCGGAAAGCCAGGAGGGATCGAAGCGGCTTTCGGATAGCAGTTTGTTGCGGCTGCGCATGGCGCGCTCGAAGTCGCTGGCGCGGCGGCCATGCGCCGGATCGAGCGACAGCACCAGCCGATCGAGAAAACGGCGGCGCTCGGAGGAGCCGCCGGTGAACAGTCCGTCCATCGCCGGCGTCAGCCAGAGCACGCGCAGATGGTCGGTAAGTTCGTCGACAGTCTTGGTCTGCGTGCCGTTGATTCGGAGCTTGCGCGACGTCGTCTCGTCGCTTGCGTCGACACCGGTGCCGATCTCGACATTGTCCTCCATGCCCTCAAGCTCGGCGAAGATCGAAAAGCCGTTCGGCGCGCTGACGCGCACGACATCCGCATAGGCCGCGCGCCGCAGGCCGCGCCCGGGCGAGAGCAGAGAGACCGCCTCCATCAGATTGGTCTTGCCGGCGCCATTGTCGCCGGTCAGCACCACATGCCGGTCGTCAAGCGTGAGCGCCGCCGCCGCATAATTGCGGAAGTCGGTCAGCTTCAGGCGCGAGATGAAAACCTTATGCGGCATCGGTCATCCGGATTCTTGGTCAATGGCCGAGGGGTATGCTGAACATTGGTCAAGTGCAAGGATTTTGCCTGCGCCGATGACGAGAGGTTGCCCAACCCGACATCGAGGGCCACCCTCGTCCT
Encoded proteins:
- the recF gene encoding DNA replication/repair protein RecF (All proteins in this family for which functions are known are DNA-binding proteins that assist the filamentation of RecA onto DNA for the initiation of recombination or recombinational repair.) gives rise to the protein MPHKVFISRLKLTDFRNYAAAALTLDDRHVVLTGDNGAGKTNLMEAVSLLSPGRGLRRAAYADVVRVSAPNGFSIFAELEGMEDNVEIGTGVDASDETTSRKLRINGTQTKTVDELTDHLRVLWLTPAMDGLFTGGSSERRRFLDRLVLSLDPAHGRRASDFERAMRSRNKLLSESRFDPSWLSGIEEQMASLGIAMALARQEMLGLLTRLIAETREATPFPSAALELSGFLDGQFDRPALDLEDHYAGMLRDGRYRDAAAGRTLDGPHRTDLLVRHREKDMEAERCSTGEQKALLVGLILAHARLVGNLTGHAPILLLDEIAAHLDEGRRAALFDLIDGLGGQAFMTGTDKAMFSALGERAQFFTVSHGGIAKS